In Streptomyces canus, one DNA window encodes the following:
- a CDS encoding GNAT family N-acetyltransferase has product MPPTAWHSTEDLDEFLTRAGDFLRSCPDLHTVVLTVTEGLRTRGLHAYGDEAPVFGLLEEDGSVRGAYFRTPPYRLYLTPLTTTRADSLAAHLAALDHAVPGVSAEAATAEGFAEAWRRRTGGEAVPYQRQRLYRLDTLTEPEPVPQGRPRIAGEGDRELLVRWFGEFVRDIGESENDSVRAESWADARLAYGGVTLWEAPDGTPVSMAGLTPPVAGQIRVAPVYTPAGLRGRGYAGAATAEVSRLARERGADEVLLFTDLANPTSNGLYQRIGYRPVADFAVYDFQGQSSS; this is encoded by the coding sequence ATGCCTCCCACAGCCTGGCACTCCACCGAAGACCTCGACGAGTTCCTCACCCGCGCCGGTGACTTCCTGCGCTCCTGCCCGGACCTGCACACCGTCGTCCTCACCGTGACCGAGGGCCTGCGCACCCGCGGGCTCCATGCGTACGGAGACGAGGCGCCCGTCTTCGGGCTGCTGGAGGAGGACGGGAGCGTACGGGGGGCCTACTTCCGGACACCGCCGTACCGGCTCTATCTCACGCCCCTGACCACCACGCGGGCCGACTCCCTCGCCGCCCATCTGGCGGCCCTGGACCATGCCGTCCCCGGCGTCAGTGCCGAGGCCGCGACCGCGGAAGGTTTCGCCGAGGCCTGGCGGCGCCGGACCGGGGGCGAGGCCGTGCCGTATCAGCGCCAGCGGCTGTACCGGCTGGACACGCTGACCGAGCCGGAGCCGGTGCCGCAGGGACGGCCGAGGATCGCGGGGGAGGGCGACCGGGAGCTGCTGGTGCGCTGGTTCGGGGAGTTCGTCCGGGACATAGGAGAGAGCGAGAACGACTCCGTGCGCGCCGAGTCCTGGGCCGACGCCCGCCTCGCCTACGGCGGCGTCACCCTCTGGGAGGCCCCCGACGGCACCCCCGTCTCCATGGCAGGCCTCACACCGCCGGTCGCCGGCCAGATCCGGGTGGCGCCCGTCTACACCCCGGCCGGTCTCCGCGGCCGCGGGTACGCCGGTGCCGCCACCGCCGAGGTCAGCCGGCTGGCGCGGGAGCGGGGCGCCGACGAGGTGCTGCTCTTCACCGACCTGGCCAACCCGACCAGCAACGGCCTCTACCAGCGCATCGGTTACCGGCCGGTGGCGGACTTCGCGGTGTACGACTTTCAGGGCCAGAGCAGTTCCTGA
- a CDS encoding Zn-ribbon domain-containing OB-fold protein, which produces MGARYDLPEADAFTRTYWDAAARGVLLLRHCGTCDQVHHYPREFCPRCWSEDVTWSPATGRATLHTWSVVHRNDLPPFKDRTPYVAAVVDLAEGPRMMTEIVGCAHDDLRAGLDLEAVFPDGVPKFRARGAGRGGWG; this is translated from the coding sequence ATGGGCGCGAGGTACGACCTGCCGGAGGCGGACGCCTTCACGCGGACCTACTGGGACGCGGCCGCGCGGGGCGTCCTGCTGCTCAGGCACTGCGGGACCTGCGACCAGGTCCACCACTATCCCCGTGAGTTCTGCCCGCGCTGCTGGAGCGAGGACGTCACCTGGTCCCCGGCCACCGGCCGCGCCACGCTCCACACCTGGTCCGTCGTCCACCGCAACGACCTGCCGCCCTTCAAGGACCGCACCCCGTACGTCGCCGCCGTCGTCGACCTCGCCGAGGGCCCCCGGATGATGACGGAGATCGTCGGCTGCGCGCACGACGACCTGCGGGCCGGGCTGGACCTGGAGGCCGTCTTCCCGGACGGCGTGCCGAAATTCAGGGCGCGCGGGGCGGGCAGGGGCGGTTGGGGGTGA
- a CDS encoding GNAT family N-acetyltransferase, with protein sequence MTDVDDQHLIRPFTPLHGHGLRLCAWDADSGAQAQDWLRGALDPEFGRWNTPLTLIHDLDGARAGMRRRAEQAAQGTSVSYRITDESSGTTLGHLGINVIDHVFRTARVGYWVLPEARGHGVATRALRLGAHWALTDLGLHRLELGHALGHGASCTVAERCGFRYEGTLRGAMFESGRHDAFRDVHLHARLATDPEPS encoded by the coding sequence ATGACCGACGTCGACGATCAGCACCTCATCCGCCCCTTCACCCCGCTGCACGGCCACGGCCTGCGCCTGTGCGCCTGGGACGCGGACTCCGGCGCCCAGGCCCAGGACTGGCTGCGCGGCGCGCTGGACCCCGAGTTCGGGCGCTGGAACACCCCTCTCACCCTGATCCACGACCTCGACGGCGCCCGTGCCGGCATGCGACGCAGGGCCGAACAGGCGGCGCAGGGCACGAGCGTGTCGTACCGGATCACGGACGAGTCGAGCGGTACGACGCTCGGACACCTCGGCATCAACGTCATCGACCACGTCTTCCGCACCGCCCGCGTCGGCTACTGGGTGCTGCCCGAGGCCCGCGGCCACGGGGTGGCCACCCGCGCCCTCCGCCTCGGCGCCCACTGGGCCCTCACCGACCTCGGCCTGCACCGGCTGGAACTGGGCCACGCCCTCGGCCACGGGGCCTCCTGCACCGTCGCCGAACGCTGCGGCTTCCGCTACGAGGGCACGCTGCGGGGCGCGATGTTCGAGTCGGGGCGGCACGACGCGTTCCGGGACGTGCACCTGCACGCCCGACTGGCGACGGACCCGGAGCCGTCGTAA
- a CDS encoding pyridoxine/pyridoxamine 5'-phosphate oxidase, which yields MATDLHELLRSLRVWDPEVTSLPSFDPATAPATPLELFTTWFAEAVAAGQTEPHTLSLATADAEGRPDVRTVMLHGADEDGWAFASHSHSRKGGHLSVRPYAALGFYWPVLGRQVRVKGPVSAAPSEEGQADLHARSTGALAAALTGRQSDVLGSLEELARVSEEAWERAQCEPEVPVPSWTLYRLLPDEVEFFQGDERRRHIRLNYRRADQGWSQELLWP from the coding sequence ATGGCAACCGATCTTCACGAACTGCTCAGGTCACTGCGGGTGTGGGACCCGGAGGTCACCTCGCTGCCCTCCTTCGACCCCGCGACCGCGCCCGCGACCCCGCTGGAGCTCTTCACCACCTGGTTCGCGGAGGCGGTGGCCGCCGGGCAGACCGAGCCGCACACCCTGTCCCTCGCGACGGCGGACGCGGAGGGCCGGCCCGACGTACGCACCGTGATGCTGCACGGGGCGGACGAGGACGGCTGGGCGTTCGCGAGCCACTCCCACAGCCGCAAGGGAGGGCACCTGTCGGTACGGCCGTACGCCGCCCTCGGCTTCTACTGGCCGGTCCTCGGCCGGCAGGTGCGGGTGAAGGGGCCGGTGAGCGCCGCGCCCTCCGAGGAGGGCCAGGCCGACCTGCACGCCCGCTCGACCGGCGCGCTGGCCGCCGCGCTCACCGGACGGCAGAGCGACGTCCTGGGCTCACTCGAGGAGTTGGCGCGGGTGTCCGAGGAGGCCTGGGAACGGGCGCAGTGTGAGCCGGAGGTGCCGGTCCCGTCCTGGACCCTGTACCGACTGCTCCCGGACGAGGTGGAGTTCTTCCAGGGAGACGAGCGCAGGCGGCACATCAGGCTCAACTACCGTCGCGCGGATCAGGGTTGGTCTCAGGAACTGCTCTGGCCCTGA